From a single Pseudophryne corroboree isolate aPseCor3 chromosome 6, aPseCor3.hap2, whole genome shotgun sequence genomic region:
- the LOC134936248 gene encoding putative nuclease HARBI1 — protein sequence MSIFIAAEALPPQPTPALPPQPPAPQPQPAPHQPRQRRRARPPIFRARVLLFGMPDDVVVRRYRLPPHLILDTLSIIESDLESEIRYPTAIPPLTQFLAVLHFLATGSYQHVVGDLVGMSQGQFSKVLRRVCQAFLKRVKQFIAMPLDVGALDVVKRQFAEGGSRFPHVIGVVDGTHVALQPPKHNEEIYRNRKLFHSLNVMVVCGPSLQILSLNAKFTGSSHDAYVIRQSGIWHRLRSSQRADMWLLGDRGYACTPGS from the exons atgtctatatttatcgcagcagaagccctacctccccaacccacgccagcactcccaccccaaccgccagccccacaaccacaaccggctcctcatcaaccaaggcaacggaggcgtgctaggccaccaatttttcgagcccgtgtcctactttttgggatgccagatgatgtggttgtacgtagatacaggctgccaccacatctaatcctagacactctctccataatagagagtgatctggagtctgaaattcggtatcctacagcaataccaccattgacacaattccttgctgtgttacattttttggcaacagggtcttaccagcatgtggtgggagacctggttggcatgtcgcagggccagttcagtaaggtcctgcggcgtgtctgccaggctttcctcaagcgtgtgaagcaatttattgctatgcctttggatgttggtgccctagatgtggtgaagcggcaatttgcggaaggtggtagtcgcttcccacatgttattggggttgtggatggcacacatgtagctcttcagccaccaaaacataatgaagaaatttatagaaacaggaaactgtttcattctctgaatgtaatggttgtttgtgggccatccctccagatcctttccctgaacgccaagtttactggaagttcccatgatgcgtatgtcattagacaatcagggatatggcacagattaagatcaagtcaacgagcagacatgtggttattgg gagaccgtggatatgcttgcacccctggctcatga